One Manihot esculenta cultivar AM560-2 chromosome 18, M.esculenta_v8, whole genome shotgun sequence genomic window carries:
- the LOC110606749 gene encoding tRNA nucleotidyltransferase cca2 isoform X1: MRPYLNAAIKLEPFRLLLSPIFLSSSSTGSPTFPLRNFQFPTETRAPRHVILRRCCCRAMGTSSPEAAVRVQVRDKIELTEIEKKIFDRLLNTLRQFNLQTELRVAGGWVRDKLLGKECYDIDIAIDNMLGSEFVDKVREYLLSTGEEVQGLGIIPRNPEQSKHLETARMRLFDLWIDFVNLRSEDYSEGSRIPTMKFGTAKEDALRRDLTINSLFYNINTCLVEDLTGRGIEDLKTGKIVTPLPAKATFLDDPLRVLRAIRFGARFEFILDEELKAAAACDDVKSALAAKISKERIGTEIDLMISGKHPVKAVTYIADLTLFWVVFGLPPKVEPAMSEGCHKLCIAYLDAAWNLIQLIGHSFFTVEQRRLSLYAALFLPFRNTTYKDEKGKKIPVVNFIFKDSLKQKSSDSETVMKIHRSLEKFLNLVDLLSSNEDTRPAEVDWGLELIDVPFSSKLRVLAGFLLRDIKDFWRVALLISTLIYPINVDSSKDFLEKQYQLDKRIELFKTVEDAITKLGLEKIWDAKPLVGGKEIMSVLQLKSGGPLVREWQQKLLAWQLAHPTGTAEECLDWMKETHAKRVRTV, translated from the exons ATGAGACCATATTTGAACGCGGCTATAAAGCTCGAACCTTTtcgtcttcttctttctccaatTTTTCTCAGTAGCAGCAGCACTGGCAGTCCAACCTTCCCGTTACGAAACTTTCAGTTCCCAACCGAAACCAGAGCCCCACGCCACGTTATTCTTCGTCGCTGTTGTTGCAGAGCGATGGGGACATCGTCACCGGAAGCAGCTGTTCGTGTTCAAGTTAGGGACAAGATTGAATTAACGGAGATTGAGAAAAAGATATTCGATCGACTTCTCAACACTCTCCGCCAATTCAATCTCCAAACCGAGCTGCGTGTTGCAGGTGGTTGGGTTCGTGATAAG CTTCTAGGCAAGGAATGTTATGACATTGATATTGCTATTGATAATATGTTGGGCAGTGAGTTTGTTGATAAGGTCAGGGAATACTTGTTATCTACTGGGGAAGAGGTACAGGGGCTTGGTATTATTCCACG GAATCCTGAACAGTCCAAACACTTAGAAACTGCACGGATGCGCCTTTTTGATTTATGgattgattttgtgaacttaagGAGTGAAGACTATAGTGAGGGCAGTCGCATTCCTACAATG AAATTTGGCACAGCAAAAGAGGATGCTTTGAGAAGGGATTTAACTATTAACAG CTTGTTCTATAATATTAACACCTGTTTGGTAGAAGACCTTACTGGAAGAG GTATTGAAGATCTGAAAACTGGAAAAATAGTAACTCCTTTACCTGCAAAGGCTACTTTTTTGGATGATCCACTTCGAGTTCTTCGAGCTATTCGGTTTG GTGCAAGGTTCGAATTCATACTAGACGAAGAACTCAAAGCAGCTGCTGCTTGTGATGATGTGAAAAGTGCCCTTGCAGCAAAAATTAGCAAAGAGCGCATTGGAACTGAa ATTGATCTCATGATCTCTGGCAAACATCCTGTTAAAGCTGTTACATACATTGCGGATTTGACATTATTTTGGGTTGTCTTTGGTCTTCCTCCAAAGGTTGAGCCAGCAATGTCAGAAGGATGCCACAA GCTCTGTATTGCTTACTTGGATGCTGCATGGAATCTTATTCAATTAATTGGGCATTCTTTCTTCACT GTTGAACAAAGGAGACTCTCTTTATATGCAGCTTTATTCCTTCCATTCAGAAATACTACATACAAGGATGAGAAGGGTAAAAAG ATTCCTGTTGTTAACTTTATCTTCAAAGATTCTCTCAAGCAAAAGTCCAGCGATTCTGAAACA GTTATGAAGATACACAGGTCATTAGAGAAATTCTTAAACTTAGTTGATTTGCTTTCCTCTAATGAGGACACCCGGCCAGCTGAAGTTGACTGGGGACTAGAACTTATTGATGTACCTTTCTCATCAAAACTCCGAGTATTGGCAG GATTTCTACTACGAGACATCAAAGATTTTTGGCGAGTTGCTTTGTTGATATCTACATTGATATATCCTATCAACGTTGACTCTAGTAAAGATTTTTTAGAAAAGCAATATCAACTTGACAAGAGAATAGAACTATTTAAGACAGTTGAGGATGCCATCACTAAATTAG GTCTTGAAAAAATATGGGATGCAAAGCCATTGGTTGGAGGGAAAGAGATTATGAGTGTTTTGCAGCTTAAATCCGGAGGACCACTTGTTAGGGAGTGG CAACAAAAATTGCTGGCATGGCAGCTTGCCCATCCCACAGGAACTGCAGAAGAATGTCTTGATTGGATGAAGGAAACACATGCCAAGCGTGTGAGAACGGTGTAA
- the LOC110606198 gene encoding uncharacterized protein LOC110606198, which produces MSSFKEGKKKKQIIIEPPPPISWQEKRDLADKEEGVLEKEIEELRQWTDMIAAMNDEQLRDYLKNRPEELKTVKMQKSKPRQRVQQPRKSKSSGSSSTGIMASVWKFHKENEEISPN; this is translated from the exons ATGTCTAGtttcaaagaaggaaagaagaaaaagcagATAATAATAGAGCCTCCACCACCTATCTCTTGGCAAGAGAAGAGGGATCTTGCTGATAAGGAAGAAGGTGTCTTAGAAAAAGAAATAGAAGAACTCAGACAATGG ACTGATATGATAGCTGCAATGAATGATGAGCAATTAAGAGATTACCTGAAAAACAGACCTGAGGAGTTGAAGACCGTGAAGATGCAAAAGAGCAAGCCAAGGCAAAGG GTTCAGCAGCCAAGGAAGAGTAAATCTTCTGGTTCCAGTTCCACTGGAATAATGGCTTCTGTATGGAAATTTCACAAAGAAAATGAGGAGATCTCCCCAAATTAA
- the LOC110606749 gene encoding tRNA nucleotidyltransferase cca2 isoform X2: protein MRPYLNAAIKLEPFRLLLSPIFLSSSSTGSPTFPLRNFQFPTETRAPRHVILRRCCCRAMGTSSPEAAVRVQVRDKIELTEIEKKIFDRLLNTLRQFNLQTELRVAGGWVRDKLLGKECYDIDIAIDNMLGSEFVDKVREYLLSTGEEVQGLGIIPRNPEQSKHLETARMRLFDLWIDFVNLRSEDYSEGSRIPTMKFGTAKEDALRRDLTINSLFYNINTCLVEDLTGRGIEDLKTGKIVTPLPAKATFLDDPLRVLRAIRFGARFEFILDEELKAAAACDDVKSALAAKISKERIGTEIDLMISGKHPVKAVTYIADLTLFWVVFGLPPKVEPAMSEGCHKLCIAYLDAAWNLIQLIGHSFFTVEQRRLSLYAALFLPFRNTTYKDEKGKKIPVVNFIFKDSLKQKSSDSETVMKIHRSLEKFLNLVDLLSSNEDTRPAEVDWGLELIDVPFSSKLRVLAGFLLRDIKDFWRVALLISTLIYPINVDSSKDFLEKQYQLDKRIELFKTVEDAITKLGKDLLLSVKFHISYELSLCLYIYIFFLSKYRS, encoded by the exons ATGAGACCATATTTGAACGCGGCTATAAAGCTCGAACCTTTtcgtcttcttctttctccaatTTTTCTCAGTAGCAGCAGCACTGGCAGTCCAACCTTCCCGTTACGAAACTTTCAGTTCCCAACCGAAACCAGAGCCCCACGCCACGTTATTCTTCGTCGCTGTTGTTGCAGAGCGATGGGGACATCGTCACCGGAAGCAGCTGTTCGTGTTCAAGTTAGGGACAAGATTGAATTAACGGAGATTGAGAAAAAGATATTCGATCGACTTCTCAACACTCTCCGCCAATTCAATCTCCAAACCGAGCTGCGTGTTGCAGGTGGTTGGGTTCGTGATAAG CTTCTAGGCAAGGAATGTTATGACATTGATATTGCTATTGATAATATGTTGGGCAGTGAGTTTGTTGATAAGGTCAGGGAATACTTGTTATCTACTGGGGAAGAGGTACAGGGGCTTGGTATTATTCCACG GAATCCTGAACAGTCCAAACACTTAGAAACTGCACGGATGCGCCTTTTTGATTTATGgattgattttgtgaacttaagGAGTGAAGACTATAGTGAGGGCAGTCGCATTCCTACAATG AAATTTGGCACAGCAAAAGAGGATGCTTTGAGAAGGGATTTAACTATTAACAG CTTGTTCTATAATATTAACACCTGTTTGGTAGAAGACCTTACTGGAAGAG GTATTGAAGATCTGAAAACTGGAAAAATAGTAACTCCTTTACCTGCAAAGGCTACTTTTTTGGATGATCCACTTCGAGTTCTTCGAGCTATTCGGTTTG GTGCAAGGTTCGAATTCATACTAGACGAAGAACTCAAAGCAGCTGCTGCTTGTGATGATGTGAAAAGTGCCCTTGCAGCAAAAATTAGCAAAGAGCGCATTGGAACTGAa ATTGATCTCATGATCTCTGGCAAACATCCTGTTAAAGCTGTTACATACATTGCGGATTTGACATTATTTTGGGTTGTCTTTGGTCTTCCTCCAAAGGTTGAGCCAGCAATGTCAGAAGGATGCCACAA GCTCTGTATTGCTTACTTGGATGCTGCATGGAATCTTATTCAATTAATTGGGCATTCTTTCTTCACT GTTGAACAAAGGAGACTCTCTTTATATGCAGCTTTATTCCTTCCATTCAGAAATACTACATACAAGGATGAGAAGGGTAAAAAG ATTCCTGTTGTTAACTTTATCTTCAAAGATTCTCTCAAGCAAAAGTCCAGCGATTCTGAAACA GTTATGAAGATACACAGGTCATTAGAGAAATTCTTAAACTTAGTTGATTTGCTTTCCTCTAATGAGGACACCCGGCCAGCTGAAGTTGACTGGGGACTAGAACTTATTGATGTACCTTTCTCATCAAAACTCCGAGTATTGGCAG GATTTCTACTACGAGACATCAAAGATTTTTGGCGAGTTGCTTTGTTGATATCTACATTGATATATCCTATCAACGTTGACTCTAGTAAAGATTTTTTAGAAAAGCAATATCAACTTGACAAGAGAATAGAACTATTTAAGACAGTTGAGGATGCCATCACTAAATTAGGTAAGGACCTACTCCTGTCTGTAAAATTCCATATTTCCTATGAACTATCCTTGTGTTTG tatatatatatattttttttgtcaaaatacAGGTCTTGA
- the LOC110606199 gene encoding uncharacterized mitochondrial protein AtMg00810-like, translated as MEICKPMLTPIKERLKLIKDGSGDFVDATNFRRLVRSLRYLTATRPDIVYGVGITNSDWAGDTKNQKSTSNYVFHLVSEAFSWYSNKQQVVALSMAKA; from the exons ATGGAAATATGCAAGCCAATGCTGACACCAATTAAAGAAAGGTTAAAGCTTATTAAAGATGGTAGCGGTGATTTTGTTGATGCGACAAATTTTAGAAGACTTGTTAGAAGCTTGAGGTACCTAACAGCAACTAGACCTGACATTGTTTATGGAGTTGGAATTACAA ATAGTGATTGGGCTGGAGATACTAAGAATCAAAAAAGCACTTCTAATTACGTATTTCATCTTGTTTCTGAAGCATTTTCTTGGTACTCAAACAAGCAACAAGTGGTGGCACTTTCAATGGCAAAAGCATAA